One genomic segment of Agromyces intestinalis includes these proteins:
- a CDS encoding enterochelin esterase domain-containing protein, producing MGRPDATGARRPTRPAPPRADSEARARLLAGEPPEAVSPTWPAFGRSVVGDDGRMLREVTFVADLPAGHEGMIHLNGITDGHRHDLGPALLERVPGAAGSDAPLGVIAYLLPDDLVASYRFASAPHLPRDAGLTHAGWRSIHRLGCPDPRNPRELPNPLGTRSSVLVMPGARVHPAWEARTPREPREVRAEVVPIDGDTSLTVLRPAGAADGRVLLLFDGEHWAGAGVREALARHLAPPATVVLVPSGDLARRAALLPHPERVIAHLETEVLPAVAALIGGLPDPSRVVVAGQSYGGLAAASVAALRPDLAATAIVQSGSFHFRADEESRVPAGQVGDLVRRLAEASVSGRFAVQAGTEEAGMLDLARSFADAARAAGGDVTLRAYTGGHDYAWWCTGLFDALDELAAR from the coding sequence ATGGGCAGACCGGATGCCACGGGCGCACGCCGACCGACCCGGCCGGCGCCCCCGCGGGCCGATTCCGAGGCTCGGGCGCGCCTGCTCGCCGGGGAGCCGCCCGAGGCGGTGTCGCCGACCTGGCCGGCGTTCGGTCGGTCGGTCGTGGGCGACGACGGGCGGATGCTCCGCGAGGTCACGTTCGTCGCCGACCTGCCGGCTGGGCACGAGGGCATGATCCACCTGAACGGCATCACCGACGGGCACCGCCACGACCTCGGCCCGGCGCTGCTCGAGCGGGTTCCCGGTGCGGCCGGCTCCGACGCCCCGCTCGGCGTCATCGCCTACCTGCTGCCCGACGACCTGGTGGCCAGCTACCGGTTCGCGAGCGCGCCGCACCTGCCCCGCGACGCGGGCCTGACGCATGCGGGCTGGCGGAGCATCCACCGGCTGGGATGTCCCGACCCCCGCAACCCGCGCGAACTGCCGAACCCGCTCGGCACCCGGTCGTCGGTGCTGGTCATGCCGGGTGCGCGGGTGCATCCGGCGTGGGAGGCGCGCACCCCGCGGGAGCCGCGCGAGGTGCGCGCCGAGGTCGTGCCGATCGACGGAGATACCTCGCTCACCGTGCTGCGCCCGGCCGGCGCCGCCGATGGGCGGGTGCTGCTGCTCTTCGACGGCGAGCACTGGGCCGGGGCCGGTGTGCGCGAGGCGCTCGCGCGGCACCTCGCTCCGCCCGCGACGGTGGTGCTCGTGCCGTCGGGAGACCTCGCCCGGCGCGCGGCGCTGCTGCCGCATCCGGAGCGCGTCATCGCACACCTCGAGACCGAGGTGCTGCCCGCCGTCGCCGCGCTGATCGGCGGACTCCCCGACCCGTCGCGGGTGGTCGTCGCCGGGCAGAGCTACGGCGGGCTCGCCGCGGCATCCGTGGCGGCCCTGCGTCCCGACCTCGCGGCGACGGCGATCGTGCAGTCGGGGTCGTTCCACTTCCGGGCCGACGAGGAGTCGCGGGTGCCCGCCGGACAGGTCGGCGACCTCGTGCGGCGGCTCGCCGAGGCATCCGTCTCGGGGCGGTTCGCGGTGCAGGCCGGAACCGAGGAGGCCGGCATGCTCGACCTCGCGCGCAGCTTCGCCGATGCCGCCCGCGCGGCCGGCGGCGACGTGACACTGCGCGCGTACACGGGCGGCCACGACTACGCCTGGTGGTGCACCGGCCTGTTCGACGCCCTTGACGAGCTCGCCGCGCGCTGA
- a CDS encoding GNAT family N-acetyltransferase, whose amino-acid sequence MLNALDLPAPLSPAIPEAVLRTARPDDVDAIIRLLTDDDLTVARGHGADTVDRAASLRALESVIGDPANTIVVADHPVDGVVGTMQLTVIPGMSRGGATRLHVEAVRVRSDLRSAGIGGAMMRWVTEVAAPRLGVALVQLTSDDRRVDAHRFYERLGFAGSHRGFKYAVPRG is encoded by the coding sequence GTGCTGAACGCCCTCGACCTGCCCGCCCCCTTGTCTCCCGCCATTCCCGAAGCCGTGTTGCGCACCGCGCGACCCGACGACGTCGACGCGATCATCCGGCTGCTCACCGACGACGACCTCACGGTCGCGCGCGGGCACGGCGCCGACACCGTGGACCGTGCGGCCTCGCTGCGCGCCCTCGAGTCGGTCATCGGCGACCCGGCGAACACGATCGTGGTCGCCGACCATCCCGTGGACGGCGTCGTGGGCACGATGCAGCTCACGGTCATCCCGGGGATGTCCCGCGGCGGGGCCACGCGCCTGCACGTCGAAGCGGTGCGGGTGCGCAGCGACCTGCGCTCGGCGGGCATCGGCGGCGCGATGATGCGATGGGTGACGGAGGTCGCGGCGCCGCGCCTGGGCGTCGCGCTCGTGCAGCTCACCAGCGACGACCGACGTGTCGATGCGCACCGCTTCTACGAGCGCCTCGGCTTCGCCGGCTCGCACCGCGGATTCAAGTACGCGGTGCCGCGGGGGTGA
- a CDS encoding LLM class flavin-dependent oxidoreductase, with translation MRRFGTLSFGHYGPIGAGRRLSAADSMLQAIDLAQGMDDLGVNGVYFRVHHFARQQSSPMPLLAAIAARTERIEVGTGVIDMRYENPLHLAEEAAAVDLISGGRLALGVSRGSPESVVRGYEAFGYTGSQDPRGADIARDHFARFLQAIEGEGLAERDTASPFGGGTGMQRIEPYSEGLRSRVWWGAGNRDSAEWAGRVGVNLMSSTLLTEDRGIPFDELQAQQIEAFRAAWREAGHPGDPRVSVSRSIFPITTAEDELYFGGRQDGDGVGVIDGIRSTFGKTYAGTPDRLVDQLQRDAAIQSADTLMLTIPSQLGVEFNLRLVTAFAEHVAPSLGWESTRA, from the coding sequence GTGCGACGCTTCGGAACCCTCTCGTTCGGCCACTACGGCCCCATCGGCGCCGGGCGCCGGCTCTCGGCGGCCGACTCGATGCTGCAGGCGATCGACCTCGCACAGGGCATGGACGACCTCGGCGTGAACGGCGTGTACTTCCGCGTGCACCACTTCGCTCGGCAGCAATCGTCGCCGATGCCGCTGCTCGCCGCGATCGCCGCACGCACCGAGCGCATCGAGGTCGGCACGGGCGTCATCGACATGCGGTACGAGAACCCGCTGCACCTCGCCGAGGAGGCCGCCGCGGTCGACCTCATCTCGGGCGGACGGCTCGCGCTGGGCGTCAGCCGCGGGTCACCCGAGAGCGTCGTCCGCGGATACGAGGCGTTCGGCTACACGGGCTCCCAAGACCCGCGCGGCGCCGACATCGCCCGAGACCACTTCGCGAGGTTCCTGCAGGCGATCGAGGGCGAAGGGCTCGCCGAGCGGGATACCGCGTCGCCGTTCGGCGGCGGCACGGGCATGCAGCGCATCGAGCCCTACTCCGAAGGGCTGCGCTCGCGGGTGTGGTGGGGCGCCGGCAACCGCGACTCCGCCGAGTGGGCGGGCCGGGTCGGCGTTAATCTCATGTCCTCGACGCTGCTCACCGAAGATCGCGGCATCCCGTTCGACGAACTGCAGGCGCAGCAGATCGAGGCGTTCCGCGCGGCGTGGCGCGAAGCGGGGCATCCGGGCGATCCCCGCGTGTCGGTGAGCCGTTCGATCTTCCCGATCACGACGGCTGAAGACGAACTGTACTTCGGCGGCCGCCAGGACGGCGACGGGGTCGGCGTGATCGACGGCATCCGCTCGACGTTCGGCAAGACCTATGCGGGCACGCCCGACCGGCTGGTCGACCAGTTGCAGCGGGATGCCGCGATCCAGTCGGCCGATACGCTCATGCTCACCATCCCGAGCCAGCTCGGTGTCGAGTTCAACCTGCGACTCGTCACCGCGTTCGCCGAGCACGTCGCACCGAGCCTCGGCTGGGAGTCGACGCGCGCCTGA
- a CDS encoding ATP-dependent Clp protease ATP-binding subunit, which translates to MQGAPSSQDEQKSALEQFGVDLTALAKAGKLDPVIGRDSEIRRVSQVLTRRTKNNPVLIGEPGVGKTAVVEGLAQRIVAGDVAESLKNKRLVSLDISALVAGAMYRGQFEERLKSVLKEIDEAEGEIITFVDELHLLMGAGGGEGSVAASNMLKPMLARGELHLIGATTLNEYREYIEKDAALERRFQQVYVGEPSVEDTIAILRGLRGRYEAHHGVTITDAALVAAASLSNRYISARQLPDKAIDLVDEAMSRLKMEIDSSPVEIDQLKREVDRMKLEELALKKEKDDASKERLAKLRETLVGKERELASLEERWAREKQGLNRVGELKKRLDEAITQRDLALRAGDYARASKLEYETIAQLGRDITEAEQADASGNAGGEPRMVNEQVTEEDIAAVISAWTGIPVGRLLQGEMEKLLHLETELGKRLIGQKAAVASVADAVRRSRAGLSDPNRPTGSFLFLGPTGVGKTELAKALAEFLFDDEHAMVRIDMSEYGEKFSVSRLVGAPPGYVGYDQGGQLTEAVRRRPYSVILFDEVEKAHPEVFDVLLQVLDDGRLTDGQGRTVDFRNTILILTSNLGSQYLIDPTLSWDEKEAAVQAAVRQSFKPEFVNRLDDIVVFSALSEQELAEIVNLYIDRLGVRLHERRLELGVTPDARAWLAERGYDPLYGARPLRRLMQKEIDDRLARALLSGEIHDGDAVVVGLAPDGGSLTVTRGEPVARPDASEASDAPDDDVIDAEIVE; encoded by the coding sequence ATGCAGGGCGCGCCGAGCTCGCAGGACGAGCAGAAGTCGGCGCTCGAACAGTTCGGCGTCGACCTCACCGCGCTCGCGAAGGCCGGCAAACTCGACCCGGTGATCGGCCGCGACTCCGAGATCCGCCGCGTCAGCCAGGTGCTCACCCGGCGCACCAAGAACAACCCCGTGCTCATCGGCGAGCCCGGCGTCGGCAAGACCGCGGTCGTCGAGGGGCTCGCGCAGCGCATCGTCGCGGGCGACGTCGCCGAGAGCCTGAAGAACAAGCGGCTCGTCTCGCTCGACATCTCGGCACTCGTGGCAGGCGCCATGTACCGCGGTCAGTTCGAAGAGCGGCTGAAGAGCGTGCTCAAAGAGATCGACGAGGCCGAGGGCGAGATCATCACGTTCGTCGACGAACTGCACCTGCTGATGGGCGCCGGCGGCGGCGAGGGGTCGGTCGCGGCATCCAACATGTTGAAGCCGATGCTCGCCCGAGGCGAGCTGCACCTCATCGGCGCGACCACGCTCAACGAGTACCGCGAGTACATCGAGAAGGACGCGGCGCTCGAGCGCCGGTTCCAGCAGGTGTATGTCGGCGAGCCCAGCGTGGAAGACACCATCGCGATCCTCCGCGGCCTGCGCGGCCGGTACGAGGCGCACCACGGCGTCACGATCACCGACGCCGCGCTGGTCGCCGCGGCCTCCCTCTCGAACCGCTACATCTCGGCCCGCCAGCTGCCCGACAAGGCCATCGACCTCGTCGACGAAGCCATGAGCCGCCTCAAGATGGAGATCGACTCGAGCCCAGTCGAGATCGACCAGCTCAAGCGCGAGGTCGACCGCATGAAGCTCGAAGAGCTCGCCCTGAAGAAAGAGAAGGATGACGCGTCGAAAGAGCGGCTCGCGAAGCTGCGCGAGACCCTCGTCGGCAAAGAGCGGGAGCTCGCGAGCCTCGAAGAGCGATGGGCTCGAGAGAAGCAGGGCCTCAACCGGGTCGGCGAGCTGAAGAAGCGGCTCGACGAGGCGATCACGCAGCGCGACCTCGCGCTGCGCGCCGGCGACTACGCGCGGGCGTCGAAGCTCGAGTACGAGACGATCGCCCAGCTCGGGCGCGACATCACCGAGGCGGAGCAGGCGGATGCCTCCGGCAACGCCGGCGGCGAACCCCGCATGGTCAACGAGCAGGTGACCGAGGAGGACATCGCCGCGGTCATCTCGGCGTGGACCGGCATCCCCGTCGGGCGCCTGCTGCAGGGCGAGATGGAGAAGCTGCTGCACCTCGAGACCGAGCTCGGCAAGCGGCTCATCGGGCAGAAGGCGGCCGTGGCATCCGTCGCCGATGCCGTGCGCCGCTCGCGGGCCGGGCTCAGCGACCCCAATCGTCCGACCGGGTCGTTCCTGTTCCTCGGCCCGACCGGCGTCGGCAAGACCGAGCTGGCGAAGGCACTCGCCGAGTTCCTGTTCGACGACGAGCACGCGATGGTGCGCATCGACATGAGCGAGTACGGCGAGAAGTTCTCGGTCTCGCGGCTCGTCGGCGCGCCCCCCGGGTACGTCGGGTACGACCAGGGCGGCCAGCTCACCGAGGCGGTGCGGCGCCGGCCCTACAGCGTGATCCTGTTCGACGAGGTCGAGAAGGCGCACCCCGAGGTGTTCGACGTGCTGCTGCAGGTGCTCGACGACGGCCGACTCACCGACGGGCAGGGGCGCACCGTGGACTTCCGCAACACGATCCTCATCCTCACGTCGAACCTCGGGTCGCAGTACCTCATCGACCCGACGCTGAGCTGGGACGAGAAGGAGGCCGCGGTGCAGGCCGCCGTGCGGCAGTCGTTCAAGCCCGAGTTCGTGAACCGGCTCGACGACATCGTCGTGTTCAGCGCGCTGAGCGAGCAGGAGCTCGCCGAGATCGTGAACCTCTACATCGATCGGCTCGGCGTGCGGCTGCACGAGCGCCGGCTCGAGCTCGGGGTCACGCCCGATGCGCGCGCCTGGCTCGCCGAGCGCGGCTACGACCCGCTGTACGGTGCGCGCCCGCTGCGCCGGCTCATGCAGAAGGAGATCGACGACCGGTTGGCACGGGCGCTGCTGTCGGGTGAGATCCACGACGGCGACGCGGTCGTGGTCGGGCTCGCGCCCGACGGCGGCTCGCTCACGGTCACGCGCGGTGAGCCGGTCGCTCGTCCGGATGCCTCGGAGGCGTCGGATGCCCCGGATGACGACGTGATCGACGCCGAGATCGTGGAGTAG